A single region of the Peromyscus eremicus chromosome 16_21, PerEre_H2_v1, whole genome shotgun sequence genome encodes:
- the C16_21H6orf136 gene encoding uncharacterized protein C6orf136 homolog, which produces MYRPSRGAARRLRPCLRAYQARPQDQLSPRTLPFPPTWPHSTPPTSPSFPLLWSLTPPHPPPPQALPPPVSQVQALNSLWVALPLGKREEGPGPELHNGCLDGLRSLFEGPPCPYPGALIPFQAPGASHPSPATPSRDQSMEEHLAVMYERLRQELPTLFLRSHDYTLYSMDVEFINEILNIRTKGRTWYVMSLTLCRFLAWNYFAQFQLEVLQLTRHPENWTLQARWRLVGLPIHMLFLRFYRRDKEELYRTFDAYSTFYLNSSGLICRHHLDKLTPSHSPSTPVKKLLVGALVALGLSEPEPSLHVCSKA; this is translated from the exons ATGTACCGCCCGAGCCGGGGGGCCGCCCGGCGCCTCAGACCCTGCCTGCGCGCCTACCAGGCTCGACCCCAG GACCAGCTTTCTCCTCGGACTCTGCCGTTCCCACCCACCTGGCCCCACTCCACTCCACCCACTTCTccatcatttcctcttctctgGTCTCTCACACCcccacatcctcctcctcctcaggctcTCCCACCACCTGTCTCTCAGGTCCAGGCTCTCAACTCATTGTGGGTAGCTCTTCCTCTAGGAAAGCGGGAGGAGGGACCCGGACCTGAGCTGCACAATGGTTGTCTGGATGGGCTTAGGAGCCTTTTTGAGGGGCCCCCTTGCCCCTATCCTGGGGCTTTGATACCTTTCCAAGCTCCTGGAGCTTCCCACCCTTCCCCTGCCACCCCATCAAGAGATCAGAGTATGGAGGAGCACCTGGCTGTCATGtatgagagactgaggcaggag CTTCCTACCCTCTTCCTTCGCTCCCATGACTACACTCTGTATTCAATGGATGTGGAATTCATCAATGAGATCCTGAACATCCGTACCAA GGGCCGGACATGGTACGTTATGTCCCTGACCCTTTGCCGCTTCCTGGCTTGGAACTATTTTGCACAGTTTCAGTTGGAGGTTCTACAGCTGACCCGCCACCCTGAGAACTGGACCCTGCAAGCCCGCTGGCGTCTAGTAGGTCTGCCCATACACATGCTCTTCCTGCGTTTCTACAGGCGTGATAAAGAGGAGCTTTACCG GACCTTCGATGCCTATTCCACCTTCTACCTGAATTCCAGTGGCCTCATTTGTCGCCATCACCTGGACAAG CTGACGCCTTCACACTCACCTTCGACGCCTGTGAAAAAGCTGCTAGTGGGAGCTCTGGTGGCCCTGGGGCTGTCAGAACCAGAGCCCAGCTTACACGTGTGTTCCAAGGCCTGA
- the Mrps18b gene encoding LOW QUALITY PROTEIN: small ribosomal subunit protein mS40 (The sequence of the model RefSeq protein was modified relative to this genomic sequence to represent the inferred CDS: inserted 2 bases in 1 codon), translating to MAASLPHTLLRRVPNLLRSSYGVQVPLRTLCTKGPPEERSPSSLPISPYENEPWKYLDSEEYQNRYGSRPIWADYRRNHKGGVPPQRTRKTCIRKNKVTGNPCPICRDHKLHVDFRNVKLLEQFVCAHTGMIFHAPYTGVCMKQHKKLTQAIQKARECGLLSHYVPQVEPRDADFRAVHGAVSVTPPAPTLLSGQPWYPWYSWQQPPERELSRLRRLYQGNLLEESGPPPESMPEVPSTPPAETXPEQMGSQSA from the exons ATGGCTGCCTCCTTACCGCACACGCTTCTGAGGCGGGTTCCTAACCTCTTGCGAAGCTCCTATGGAGTTCAG GTTCCTCTCCGGACTCTCTGCACCAAAGGTCCTCCTGAAGAACGTTCTCCATCCTCACTTCCCATCTCCCCTTATGAGAATGAACCTTGGAAATACCTGGATTCAGAAG AGTACCAGAACCGCTATGGTTCTCGCCCCATTTGGGCCGACTACCGCCGTAATCACAAAGGTGGTGTACCCCCACAGCGGACACGAAAGACATGTATT CGTAAAAATAAAGTGACTGGAAATCCTTGCCCGATCTGCCGGGATCACAAGTTGCATGTTGACTTTAGG AATGTGAAACTCTTGGAACAGTTTGTTTGCGCCCACACTGGTATGATCTTCCACGCCCCATATACAG GGGTCTGTATGAAGCAGCATAAGAAGCTGACCCAGGCCATCCAGAAAGCCAGGGAGTGTG GTCTCCTCAGTCACTACGTTCCCCAGGTTGAGCCCCGAGACGCTGACTTCCGTGCTGTCCATGGGGCTGTCAGTGTCACTCCACCGGCCCCCACATTACTGTCAGGCCAACCTTGGTACCCGTGGTACAGCTGGCAGCAGCCACCAGAACGAGAACTGTCCCGCCTTCGCCGGCTGTATCAAGGAAACCTCCTAGAAGAAAGTGGCCCCCCTCCTGAGTCGATGCCTGAGGTGCCCAGTACACCACCAGCAGAAAC CCCTGAGCAGATGGGCTCCCAGAGTGCTTAG
- the Atat1 gene encoding alpha-tubulin N-acetyltransferase 1 isoform X2 has product MEFPFDVDALFPERITVLDQHLRPPARRPGTTTPARVDLQQQIMTIVDELGKASAKAQHLPAPITSACRMQSNRHVVYILKDTSARSAGKGAIIGFLKVGYKKLFVLDDREAHNEVEPLCILDFYIHESVQRHGHGRELFQYMLQKERVEPHQLAIDRPSPKLLKFLNKHYNLETTVPQVNNFVIFEGFFAHQHRPPTPSLRATRHSRASEVDPTPAAPARKLPPKRAEGDIKPYSSSDREFLKVAVEPPWPLNRAPRRATPPAHPPPRSSSLGSSPDRGPLRPFVPEQELLRSLRLCPPHPTARLLLASDPGGSPAQRRRTSSLPRSEESRY; this is encoded by the exons ATGGAGTTCCCGTTCGATGTGGATGCGCTGTTCCCGGAGCGGATCACCGTGCTGGACCAGCACCTGCGGCCTCCGGCCCGCCGACCCGGAACCACAACGCCGGCCCG TGTGGATCTGCAGCAGCAAATCATGACTATTGTAGATGAACTGGGAAAGGCCTCTGCCAAG GCCCAGCACCTCCCCGCACCCATCACCAGTGCTTGTAGGATGCAGAGTAACCGCCATGTTGTTTATATACTAAAGGACACTTCAGCCCGATC GGCAGGGAAAGGAGCCATTATTGGTTTCCTCAAAGTTGGATACAAGAAGCTCTTTGTACTG GATGACCGTGAAGCTCACAATGAGGTAGAACCACTTTGCATTCTGGACTTTTACATCCACGAGTCGGTGCAGCGGCATGGCCACGGGCGAGAACTCTTTCAGTATATGTTACAG AAAGAGCGAGTTGAACCACACCAGCTGGCCATTGATCGACCGTCACCAAAGCTGCTGAAGTTCCTGAACAAGCACTACAACCTGGAGACCACAGTCCCGCAG GTGAACAACTTTGTGATCTTTGAAGGCTTCTTTGCCCATCAGCATC GGCCCCCAACTCCCTCTCTGAGGGCAACTCGACACTCTCGTGCTTCGGAGGTCGATCCCACGCCTGCTG CTCCAGCACGGAAGCTGCCACCAAAAAGGGCAGAGGGAGACATCAAGCCATACTCCTCCAGTGACAGAGAAT tcctgaaggtggctgtggagcctcctTGGCCCCTGAACAGGGCCCCCCGCCGTGCCACCCCTCCGGCTCACCCACCCCCACGCTCTAGCAGCCTGGGAAGCTCTCCAGATCGGGGTCCCCTCCGACCCTTTGTGCCAGAGCAAGAACTGCTCCGCTCCCTGCGTCTCTGCCCCCCACACCCCACTGCCCGTCTTCTGCTGGCCTCTGACCCTGGGGGCAGCCCAGCCCAGCGCAGACGCACCAG CTCCCTTCCCCGCTCTGAAGAGAGTCGATACTGA
- the Atat1 gene encoding alpha-tubulin N-acetyltransferase 1 isoform X1, producing the protein MEFPFDVDALFPERITVLDQHLRPPARRPGTTTPARVDLQQQIMTIVDELGKASAKAQHLPAPITSACRMQSNRHVVYILKDTSARSAGKGAIIGFLKVGYKKLFVLDDREAHNEVEPLCILDFYIHESVQRHGHGRELFQYMLQKERVEPHQLAIDRPSPKLLKFLNKHYNLETTVPQVNNFVIFEGFFAHQHRPPTPSLRATRHSRASEVDPTPAAPARKLPPKRAEGDIKPYSSSDREFLKVAVEPPWPLNRAPRRATPPAHPPPRSSSLGSSPDRGPLRPFVPEQELLRSLRLCPPHPTARLLLASDPGGSPAQRRRTRVTPPGLAAQSCHYSRHGGISASSPGTGNQERKQGEQEAEDRLSSEDQVLLALGSGEEPTSTVAPTVQNPSAQSWSVGGDVINARFIRNLQERRSTRPW; encoded by the exons ATGGAGTTCCCGTTCGATGTGGATGCGCTGTTCCCGGAGCGGATCACCGTGCTGGACCAGCACCTGCGGCCTCCGGCCCGCCGACCCGGAACCACAACGCCGGCCCG TGTGGATCTGCAGCAGCAAATCATGACTATTGTAGATGAACTGGGAAAGGCCTCTGCCAAG GCCCAGCACCTCCCCGCACCCATCACCAGTGCTTGTAGGATGCAGAGTAACCGCCATGTTGTTTATATACTAAAGGACACTTCAGCCCGATC GGCAGGGAAAGGAGCCATTATTGGTTTCCTCAAAGTTGGATACAAGAAGCTCTTTGTACTG GATGACCGTGAAGCTCACAATGAGGTAGAACCACTTTGCATTCTGGACTTTTACATCCACGAGTCGGTGCAGCGGCATGGCCACGGGCGAGAACTCTTTCAGTATATGTTACAG AAAGAGCGAGTTGAACCACACCAGCTGGCCATTGATCGACCGTCACCAAAGCTGCTGAAGTTCCTGAACAAGCACTACAACCTGGAGACCACAGTCCCGCAG GTGAACAACTTTGTGATCTTTGAAGGCTTCTTTGCCCATCAGCATC GGCCCCCAACTCCCTCTCTGAGGGCAACTCGACACTCTCGTGCTTCGGAGGTCGATCCCACGCCTGCTG CTCCAGCACGGAAGCTGCCACCAAAAAGGGCAGAGGGAGACATCAAGCCATACTCCTCCAGTGACAGAGAAT tcctgaaggtggctgtggagcctcctTGGCCCCTGAACAGGGCCCCCCGCCGTGCCACCCCTCCGGCTCACCCACCCCCACGCTCTAGCAGCCTGGGAAGCTCTCCAGATCGGGGTCCCCTCCGACCCTTTGTGCCAGAGCAAGAACTGCTCCGCTCCCTGCGTCTCTGCCCCCCACACCCCACTGCCCGTCTTCTGCTGGCCTCTGACCCTGGGGGCAGCCCAGCCCAGCGCAGACGCACCAG GGTGACTCCCCCGGGGCTGGCAGCCCAAAGCTGCCACTACAGCCGCCATGGGGGAATCAGTGCCTCATCCCCGGGCACAG GCAACCAAGAACGGAAGCAGggggaacaggaagcagaggataG GTTGTCCAGTGAGGATCAGGTCTTGTTAGCCCTTGGGTCTGGGGAGGAACCTACGAGTACAGTTGCTCCAACGGTACAGAATCCATCAGCTCAGTCCTGGTCGGTGGGTGGGGACGTAATCAACGCCAGGTTCATCCGAAACCTGCAGGAACGCCGCAGCACCCGGCCTTGGTGA